The Prunus dulcis chromosome 3, ALMONDv2, whole genome shotgun sequence genome segment gtcagcctgatccgctagcaggtctcggtgacacaaagtcaacccgagccgcaaactggcaggattcaggggaccgtagtcagcttGATCCGCAATCCGGGCAGACTTCggcgacaccaagtcaaaccgagctgcaaatcctggcagaccTCGGCGACACCAAGTTAAActgagctgcaaatcctggccATCGCTGAAGAAAAGACAGCCATTGTCTAGCCATGATTCTAGACGTCATGACCATGATTTTGGGAAGTCATTGCCCAGGTATCACTACATCATAGCTGATTACTCTTCATTGATTTGCTATTATTTACGTACTACTTATGGACCTTTATTTTAGCCTATCGTAAATTACTTACTGTAAATATCCTTGTATTTGTCAACCACATGTAACTATATAAAGCAATATCAATACACAGAACCCTCATCGGGTCATTCTCATATTTCTTGCCTATTACCTGTTACTTCTCTCTCTTACCTCAAACCTCTTTCtctacatggtatcagagcctagCAATAGCTAGTGCTCAAATCGATCCTAAGCTATGACCAACCTTGAAGACACTACTTTATCTTCTTCTGTTAACTCTCATCACAACAAAtcatgtaagaacccaaaataaaatatctaaaaagaaagaaaatatctaaaaagtaaggaaaatatcttttagcgaaaagacaattttgcccttgtattatttaataggggaaattttgactttttgattgagaaagaatttgggaattccgcttgcaccattgcgtagagcaccggcgaaaggagtccgtagacacggagtggggccgaatcggagttgtaacgaaaaagttatggtcaaaagagtctcagtggcataaccgtaaatatttcgaagttgaatctatataaacccagactCTGCGCGAAACGGGCCGCCGACTTCCAGAGggtgctggcgccgcctccaagctccaatggccacgggaccggtggcgttggaaccgccatcgagtcccctaccttctccaaccgacctcaaccccggggccgccctgagctggccggaaaatcgtgttttccgacggaggttcgtccgaagctacccaaacttccagctcgaaattctccttcgtttctccaccaaatcgatcgagtaaggtatggtttctcagctatttttcgtgctctagctgatgggtgtATGGggttcgatcgattttagctctaaggggttcgattttgaacttgaaaattcggccgaacttcggcccttcgaaactactgtatccggtcactttttgggggtggtccaagaacaaaagtgactccaaatggggtgttttacctagggtaggagtttggagtcttggttccgagatttttcggccacccgaaatcgctttggacacccgatctgtcccgcgcgtgtggcggcgcgtggcccagggtggtggcacggctctggccagttttgaggtcctcgtgtcgtcacgagcgcgtgggatttcgcggatctcgattcggagtccgtttgagccccgaacggattttccatatcgcgcgatccgtgggtgcagtgtcgtgtaatcgttggatcgcgctgaattttggatatgtcggcctacgtgatttcaggatcgcgtaggattcgacggatcgagaatcggagtcccggatactccggaatcgcgaaccctggggctagggttagggttttaagcgataacgcgattttggtcaatccgaccgtccgattcggaccaaattcgcagaacatggttcccgttctatgagaaaccttcagggaagtccagattggccatcggagaccgtggaccccacgggtcccaggtcggccgatctgatagttatcgcttagctgagtatcGGACCTCCCAAAAATGGTCCAACTATCCGAAAAGGCTAGTGTGGGCATATGAGTATTTTGAATCGAAAAGTACGTattttaggagccgggggcagggtgtttaattggaattcgttttattcagcagtttattaatttaatctttatggataatcaggcaccaggaacCCGACAGAATTGCAAAGGAGACCTTCAAAGGGTCGCAGtagcttggaccatctgtgagtggactttctttcataaatcagatttcatgaatgatttgatgtgcttttatgtaaataagttttataaatgagtttatattgattttatataaataagtttttagagatgaatttatttgaataagtttctttatttgatattaagtaagttttattacggttcggaacatgatcagtacagtaacagttctataaatctgtgctgcttatttaccagttatagaaacagagtttgaggttgaaatcagatgagacagcagcacaatttgtgatttcagttgttattcagatttttctaaaggcttttattttaaacccacctcgtacccattttctttatggtgattacccagagtcggaccgatgtctacggacatccagtctgattatagttcagtcagtgcacttgactttgcctcacgagtttcggggacgctcggaccgtgagtgccaggatttgcggctcggcagacttggtgtcccgagacctgccaggattgcggctcggctgactttatgtccccgagacctgccaggattgcggatcaggctgactacggtcccctgcatcctgccagagcgactcgagctgacttggtgtcatcgaggaatctgccggcgggacaggctgatcatagtcccctgatttcgccagtttgcggctcgggtagcctgtgtgacgcccgagacctgccagggaattgacggaagtgacaggggtacaaactggtggtattttcaaaggattttgagtttcttttattaaattatgattttcagttattttaaatcagtttttctgatttttcaggcatagatacctttatatttgttcagttatgcaaggtttgagtacagagtttttatacacgtttgatttcagcacttttatgaaagctttgatttcagtggttttgtatgaaactttcgaacttgaatatgactgatatagaatgccttgagttgaatatgcttggTGTAGAAAGTACgtattcaattttatttagctaaattttctttttacaatgggggatattatgttatgaaaattgttttgaagaacattatttttgtccactcacatttccaacctgtttttcgcccccaggccatagaagtacgcgggatccaccaccgggccattcttAGCTTCCATGTCTCAAACCAGGTATGGTATTGTAGAAATCCTCACAACCTTGAGGGACTCAGAGAACGCTCCGATATCCAAATGGAAATGTAGTGATTAGAGTTGAAATTGGTTGATTgactattctggcagttggtgaagAATTattagcttgtttaacaggtggaaaactttgggattagtcaaagtacaggggagactctgccgaattttcggcagaagtctaaagaaattttaaagcgatattgaaataagaagggtaaaaaggtcatttgtgcccgacattcgccaggtgtcggacacgcacaggactcggctcgaattccaaagtggaaattgggtcgggtcctgtcaaatcAACCACAAATACAACCTTGCCTGGCAGCATGCCTCCAATCCTAACTTCATTCAACATCTCTCATATTTTCACCACACcaatggacaaaaataatgacCTTTCTTGGAGATCCCAGTTTATTGATGTCCTAGAACTTCATGATCTAGAAGATGTCATCACGTATGATACTCATCCTCCGAAGAAGCACGTTGATGGAACACCAAATCCAGCCTACTCAAAGGACAAGCTGGTCCTGAGTTGGATTAAAGCAACTGCATCCTCAACTATCAAAACTCTTCTCATCCCATGCACAACGGCTCATGAAGCCTGGGATCCACTTGAGCGAAGGCTTTCTCCGTTATCCAAGACTTATCTTCATACCTTGTGGGATCAAATCTGCACTCTCAAAAGAGACTTAGACAAACCCGTTGCAGACTATCTGATGCACACTAAATCACTCTTTGACTCCCTCACAATAGGCGGTATAGCAATGTCAAATGAAGAATTCATTGAGTACATCTTGGATGGAATCAGACATGAATATAAAGAGTTCATTACATCACTTCATCTCAGGCCCAAACTTACCTTTGATGAATTTTTGATCTAGTTGTACAAGAAGAACAACTATTAAAATGGATGAACTTCATGTCTCTCTCAACCAGTGTCGCTCTATGAACCGATCGCTTTTCAACCGATGACAATCACAATCAATGTCCTAGATCACAAGGGCAAAAGAGTTCAGGAAGGGGGCATGGGCGAGGCTGGAATTGAAACTGAGATAGCAGCGGCTGGAATCATAGTCGTGACAATCAGAACCGAGGCTGGCATTCCAGCAATGACCATGGCAGCCTAGAAGGAGCACACCATTTCGTGGCACTTCCCAACGATCCATGGGTTGGAACCCAAATTATGAAAGCAGACAAAATTTTGGACAAAATAGCCAGGCCAGCTACACTCATAGCCGACCTAGTTTCAGTCATTATAATGAGCAACCGCAATTCATCACACGTGGTCCATTATCTGATGCCAAACCACCTCTATTGTCGACATCCATACCTGGCTTTGATGTTATTTGTCAGTTTTGTAATAAACAGGGACATGTCTCGCGAGATTGTCTTGAACGTGGAAATTATGTATATACAGTAGAAGCCATAAAATCCAAGCCTGATGATAATACAAGTTGGTGTCTGGATTCAGGGGCTACTCACCACATGATCGTAAATCTCTTTGCTCTTCCGTATGCTTAGCCTTATACAAGTACATACACGATTATTGTTGGTAATGGAAATCATTTGGCTATCGGTAATGGAAATCATTTGGCTATCGGTAATGGAAATCATTTGGCTATCACACATATTGGTAATGGTAATACTCAATGAAGTATTATGTGTTCCTGCTATAAGGAAAAATCTTATTAGCATTCGTCGATTTTGTCGGGATAATGATTGCTTCTTTGAAATGAATGCTAATGTCAAGGACAACAAGACGGGGAAGGTAATCCTCACTAGCAATAGTTCTGGTGGATTATATCATCTCAATGCAGCGCCAAATGTTACCAACAAAATCATGTTCTATGGGGAAAGGACGACACAATACGTGTGGCATGCTCGCCTTGGACATCCCTCTCACCCAATTTTTCAAACTCTTTTGAATAAATATCATTTACCTCTTAATGGTACTGTTGCTAATAGTAAAGTTTGTTATGTTTGCCCTATGGGAAAGTCTTGTAAACTTCCTTTTCAATACAGAACTTCACATGCCTTGCATCCATTTGATTTGTTACATCTTGGCTTGTGAGGGCCAGCACCAATTGCCTTAAAATTTTGGTTATCGATATTACTTATCCATTGTCGATGATCACACTCAATTCGTATGGTTCTATCCACTTGTGAAGAAATTTGATTGCTTTGCCAAGTTTGTCACATTTAAAtgaattattgaaaatcaGTTCAACTACAAGATAAAGGGATTACAAATAGACGGTGGTGGAGAATTCACAAGTCGGGTATCATGAATTTTTAAGTGATCATGGGATAACTAATCAAATTTCATGCCCCTACACACCCCAACAAAACGGTGTTGTAGAAAGAAAGCATAAGCATATTGTTGAAATGGGGTTATGCTTGTTGACTCGGTCCTCTCTTCCACAAAGTTTTTGGTTAGAAGCTTTCTCTACGGCAGCTTTTCACATCAATAGATTGCCTTCCTTTACACTTGGACACATGTCACCCTATGAAAAGCTTCTTCAACGTCCGCctgattatttatttcttaaaagtTTTAGGTGTGTATGTTTCCTCATATGGTTCCTTACAATACTAACAAATTAtcatttaaatcaattaaatgtatatttattggatatgATGATCACTACAAAGGTTATCgttgttttgatttgatttcagGTCGAGTCTATATTTCTCGCCATGTGACCTTTGATGAGACCAATTTTTCGTACCAGGACTAGCATAATCCATGGCCCAACTCCATTGAATCTACCACATTTAATCAATTTCCAGCATTACATGCACCAAGCCTATTGTCAGCACAAACTGAGCCAATTTAACACCACATGCTGATGAGCCCAAGGCTACTGCCAACCACTGAGGTGTTGAGCTCAATCCATCTTACACACCTAGTTATGTGGATGAGTCCAGATATACTTTTACACCTAATGGACCTACTCACATTCAGCCCACTGTTTCAGACCAGTCCACTCGCTCACCACTTCACCAGATACCTATGCAATCTCTTGATGCCTATCCCACACCAAACAATACAGACAGCCCATCACCACTACCTAATCGATACAAAAGTGTTAATAAACTTATCTATGGATCCACTAACCACCTATTACCTCATGCCCTCACTGCAAACATTGCTTCCACACACACCTTTGAACCAACGAATTATACCCAAGCAGCCAAATACCCACAATGGCAATATGTGTTGCAAGATGAGTATGATGCTCTTATTCGCAACCACACTTGGTCTCTTATTCCTGCTACACAATCCATGAATCTTGTGGGTTGTAAGCGGGTGttcaaaattaaatggaaaGCTGATGTTTCCATAGAACGACATAAGGCCCGACTTGTTGCTAAGGAATTCAATGAAAAAGAAGGATTGGATTATGACGAAACCTTCAGTCCAGTAGTGAAGCCAACAACCATTTGCACAATTTTATCTTTGGCTTTGTCACATAATTGGCCTCTCCAACAATTGGATGTTCGGAATGCCTTCTTGAATGGTTTTTTACTGGAGGAAGTATACATGAAGCAACCACCTGGGTTTGCAAATCCTCTTCGCCCAAATCATGTTTGCAAACTTCATAAGGAGCTATATGGTCTCAAACAAGCTCCCCTTGCCCGGTTCCAACGACTCACCTCTTATTTAATTAGGCAGAAGTTCTTTCATAGGCATTCTGATGCTTCTTTATTTATCAAACACGCTCACCATCACTATGTTTATGTTTTAGTTTATGTTGATAATATTATTGTGACAGGATCTAACGCTCAGAGTGTTGTTTCTTTCATTGACAGCTTGTGCTTTGAGTTTGACAGTCGACGAATGGgcaatttgagtttttttcttGGCATGGAGATTCAACGCATATCTGAGAATATTTACTTGTCTCAAACTTGATATGCAGTTGACCTTTTAAGAAAATGCAACATGGAGTCATGTAAGCCCAGTCCCACTCCTTTAGCTTTCGCCACTCATCTTTCATCTTCAGACGGTGACCCACTTCCAAATGCCACAATTTATCGAAGTATGGTTGGTGGTCTTCAGTACCTTACCTTATCTCGGCCGAATATCGCATTTGCAGTCAACCAAGTGTGCCAATTTATGCATAATCCCCGCACCAGTCATCTTCAAGCCATAAAATGTATTTATAGCTACATTAAAGGTACTATTGAGCATGGTCTTATAAGTCTAGTGATTATCTTCGTCGTGGATATTTTGACGCTGACTGGGCCGGGTCAGTTGATCATCGTCGATCTATGACTAGAGCGTGTATTTTTCTTGGTCTCAATGTTCTCACATGGACCGCCAAGAAAGAATCCACTATCTCCCATTCTAGTATTGAAGCTGAATATAGGGCCCTTGCCACCACAATTGCTGAACATCGTTGGTTTTGTTACTTATTTCATGAACTTAGGATTCCACTTCGCTCTTCTCCGTGTCTCTTTGTTGACAACATTTCTGCTCTTCACATGACAACCAATCTCATTTTTCATGCTCGGACTCGCCATATTGAGCTTGATTATCACTTTGTACGGGAACTACTAGCTCGTGGTGTTCTACACACTCACTATATTTCCTCTTATAATCAGTTGGCTGATATCTTTATCAAGAATCTCTCCAGGGAACGGTTTCATTCTCTTCCTTCCAAGCTCAATATCTACTTCATGCCATTTTGCTTGAGGGGGGATGAATAGAACACTAAAGGATAGCCATTGTCTAGTCATGATTCTAGACATCATGACCATGATTCTGGGAAGTCAATTGCCCAGTTATCATGACATCATAGCTAATTACTCCCCATTGATTTGCTATTATTTACATACCACTTATGGATCTTTATTATAGCCTACCATAAATTACTTACTGTAAATATCCTTGTATTTGTCAACCGCATGTAACTATATAATGCAATATCAATACATAGAACCATAATCAGGTCATTCTCATCTTTCTTGCCTATTACCTGttacttctctctctctctctctctctctctctctctctctctctctctc includes the following:
- the LOC117621806 gene encoding uncharacterized protein LOC117621806 — encoded protein: MDKNNDLSWRSQFIDVLELHDLEDVITYDTHPPKKHVDGTPNPAYSKDKLVLSWIKATASSTIKTLLIPCTTAHEAWDPLERRLSPLSKTYLHTLWDQICTLKRDLDKPVADYLMHTKSLFDSLTIGGIAMSNEEFIEYILDGIRHEYKEFITSLHLRPKLTFDEFLI